A stretch of Paludisphaera borealis DNA encodes these proteins:
- a CDS encoding serine hydrolase domain-containing protein, which yields MIDRRGWLGSALAGGLAIAAGGLGGRASAQEPKPQTKGRRTVRRPVVARDRTAMRPVLEPWETGLASDPRIETILAPMVEAYKPPGMIGAILKGTAITAIGAVGVRKIGSSDPIRVTDQIHIGSCTKAMTATMIGTLFEDQLLAPSTTISELFPDDAPGLHPDFQKVTLWQLLTHRAGLPHDASWWQLAGQTTTEQRRSAMLQLMSKPPLTKPGATYAYSNAGYALAGLMAEQATGQPWEDLMQERLFAPLNMFSAGFGPPGEGRPGTVDQPFGHHMVRGRLEATRHDNAACLGPAGTVHCTTADWAKFAIAHLRGERADGKLLRAETFRELHTAPKGSQYAAGWIVVNRPWAGGRALTHSGSNTYWYCTIWLAPARDFGILVAANRGDGDVARACDETVGALIGLA from the coding sequence ATGATCGATCGGCGCGGCTGGCTGGGTTCGGCCCTGGCGGGAGGGCTGGCGATCGCGGCGGGCGGGCTCGGAGGCCGAGCCTCGGCCCAGGAGCCCAAGCCCCAGACCAAGGGCCGGCGCACGGTTCGACGGCCTGTGGTCGCTCGCGACCGCACGGCGATGCGGCCGGTGCTCGAGCCCTGGGAGACGGGCCTCGCGAGCGATCCCCGGATCGAGACGATCCTCGCGCCGATGGTCGAAGCCTACAAGCCGCCCGGCATGATCGGCGCGATCCTCAAGGGGACCGCGATCACGGCGATCGGCGCGGTCGGCGTCCGCAAGATCGGCTCGTCCGACCCGATCCGCGTGACCGACCAGATCCACATCGGTTCGTGCACCAAGGCCATGACGGCGACGATGATCGGCACGCTGTTCGAGGACCAGTTGCTCGCGCCCTCGACGACGATCTCCGAACTCTTCCCGGACGACGCGCCGGGGTTGCATCCCGACTTTCAGAAGGTCACGCTCTGGCAATTGCTCACCCACCGGGCGGGCCTGCCGCACGACGCTTCGTGGTGGCAGCTCGCCGGCCAGACGACGACCGAACAGCGGCGTTCGGCGATGCTTCAACTCATGTCGAAGCCGCCGCTCACGAAGCCGGGAGCGACCTACGCCTACTCGAACGCCGGCTACGCGCTGGCGGGCCTGATGGCCGAGCAGGCGACCGGCCAGCCCTGGGAAGATTTGATGCAAGAGCGGCTGTTCGCGCCGCTCAACATGTTCTCGGCGGGCTTCGGCCCGCCCGGCGAAGGGCGGCCGGGAACCGTCGACCAGCCGTTCGGCCACCACATGGTTCGCGGCCGGCTCGAAGCGACCCGACACGACAACGCGGCCTGCCTGGGACCGGCCGGAACCGTGCACTGCACGACGGCCGACTGGGCGAAGTTCGCGATCGCCCACCTTCGCGGCGAGCGGGCCGACGGCAAGCTGCTCCGGGCCGAGACGTTCCGCGAACTGCACACGGCGCCGAAGGGTTCGCAGTACGCCGCCGGCTGGATCGTCGTCAATCGGCCCTGGGCCGGAGGCCGGGCGCTGACCCATTCGGGCAGCAACACCTACTGGTACTGCACCATCTGGCTCGCCCCGGCCCGCGACTTCGGGATTCTCGTCGCCGCCAACCGAGGCGACGGCGACGTCGCCCGCGCCTGCGACGAGACCGTCGGCGCCCTGATCGGCCTGGCCTGA
- a CDS encoding DEAD/DEAH box helicase, whose translation MSLAGIEFETEDEPTDPESEALGVLVGRIGRKGGAIPAEALARHVMSIVPADEWPVRVEAVDALLRRLESARKDELRIDARPADGRTLGRYATRRKGSNSRPYHTVASGVDPIVGRCDCPDFLKNSLGVCKHVLAVVEHLYSRPRLLARAIKEQAETATDADVEGLTWDPIRPLVGFGDWLERVVWRGAGKDAPRGLFKVDAQGDGLVKNAFRDAPEKRLAVVESLLAVGPKTPGDRGLDPAVHALLAQEQARLTRIIRGVVGPSNLKNTFKGLSRPLYPYQREGVNRFLRTTRLLLADDMGLGKTAQAIACCNVLWRAGRAKRGLIIAPAALKPQWAREWAQFSDLLVQVVDGPPAERQRIYERCNEGFLIINYEQLLRDLEMVRGWAPDLVVLDEAQRIKNWATKTALSVKGLNPRYRLVLTGTPMENRVEELASVVEWVDDMALEPKWRLPAVHAVRADGRKEVVGVRNLDTLRERLAPCMLRRVRQEVLDQLPPRTDVRVPIEMTEEQMEEHDALNQPIAQLVRISMIRPLKQHEFLRLMSLLTTQRIISNGLAQLRFEDVWPSIRRRSPDDGVLKSLSAPKLIELRQLIRQLVLDQGRKVVVFSQWRRMLHLAHWAVSDLLAEENLRAGFFTGAENPRRRTQNIVEFHDDPTFRILFASDAGGVGLNLQRAANSVVNLELPWNPAVLEQRIGRIYRIGQNLPIDVYNLIAEQGIESRIADLVGSKQAFFKGLFDGQSDSIQFENAGSFLSRVQKLYEDSIAEAARGGGGVDDETETVELADAALDDAVADRFDELIEAGDESRDPVAVVSETTVIEERRAAMPASDGEVRRLFSQLSVRREPNGNLVIEAPAEAADTLGALFEGMAAMLRASARPTE comes from the coding sequence ATGAGTCTGGCTGGCATCGAGTTCGAGACCGAAGATGAACCGACCGATCCCGAGTCGGAGGCGCTCGGGGTCCTCGTCGGTCGGATCGGCAGGAAGGGGGGCGCGATCCCGGCCGAGGCGCTGGCCCGGCATGTGATGAGCATCGTTCCGGCCGACGAGTGGCCGGTGCGGGTCGAGGCGGTCGACGCCCTCTTGCGGCGCCTGGAATCGGCGCGGAAGGACGAGCTGCGGATCGACGCCCGGCCGGCCGACGGGCGGACGCTCGGACGGTACGCGACCCGCCGCAAGGGGTCGAACTCACGGCCGTACCACACGGTCGCCTCGGGCGTCGATCCGATCGTCGGCCGATGCGACTGCCCCGACTTCCTCAAGAATTCGCTCGGCGTCTGCAAGCACGTCCTGGCCGTCGTTGAGCATCTGTACTCCCGGCCCCGGCTGCTGGCCCGGGCGATCAAGGAACAGGCCGAGACCGCGACGGACGCCGATGTCGAGGGGCTGACGTGGGACCCGATCCGCCCGCTGGTCGGCTTCGGCGACTGGCTGGAGCGCGTCGTCTGGCGAGGCGCGGGGAAGGACGCCCCGCGCGGCCTGTTCAAGGTCGACGCCCAGGGCGACGGCCTCGTCAAGAACGCCTTTCGCGACGCGCCTGAGAAGCGGCTCGCCGTCGTCGAATCGTTGCTGGCGGTCGGGCCGAAGACGCCGGGCGATCGCGGCCTCGATCCGGCGGTGCATGCCTTGCTGGCCCAAGAGCAGGCGAGGCTCACGCGGATCATCCGCGGCGTGGTCGGGCCGTCGAACCTGAAGAACACCTTCAAGGGGCTTTCGCGGCCGCTGTATCCGTATCAGCGCGAGGGGGTGAACCGGTTCCTGCGGACCACGCGCCTACTGCTGGCCGACGACATGGGGCTGGGCAAGACGGCGCAGGCGATCGCCTGCTGCAACGTCCTGTGGCGGGCCGGGCGGGCGAAGCGCGGGCTGATCATCGCGCCGGCGGCGCTCAAGCCCCAGTGGGCCCGCGAGTGGGCTCAGTTCTCGGACCTCTTGGTCCAGGTCGTCGACGGGCCGCCCGCCGAACGGCAACGGATTTACGAACGCTGCAATGAAGGCTTCCTCATCATCAACTATGAGCAATTGCTTCGCGACCTGGAGATGGTGCGGGGCTGGGCGCCCGACCTGGTTGTGCTCGACGAGGCGCAGCGGATCAAGAACTGGGCGACCAAGACGGCGCTCTCGGTGAAGGGCTTGAATCCGCGGTACCGGCTGGTGCTGACCGGGACGCCGATGGAGAACCGGGTCGAGGAGCTGGCGTCGGTGGTCGAGTGGGTCGACGACATGGCGCTCGAGCCCAAGTGGCGGCTGCCGGCGGTCCACGCCGTCCGGGCCGACGGCCGCAAGGAGGTCGTCGGCGTCCGCAACCTCGACACGCTCCGCGAGCGGCTCGCGCCGTGCATGCTCCGGCGGGTCCGGCAGGAGGTGCTCGACCAGCTTCCGCCCCGCACCGACGTCCGGGTGCCGATCGAGATGACCGAAGAGCAGATGGAGGAGCACGACGCGCTCAACCAGCCGATCGCGCAGCTCGTCCGCATCTCGATGATCCGTCCGCTCAAGCAGCACGAATTCCTCCGGTTGATGAGCCTGTTGACCACGCAGCGGATCATCTCCAACGGCCTGGCCCAGCTTCGGTTCGAGGACGTCTGGCCGTCGATCCGCCGCCGAAGCCCCGACGACGGCGTGCTCAAGAGCCTGTCGGCCCCCAAGCTGATCGAGCTGCGCCAGCTCATTCGCCAGCTCGTGCTCGACCAGGGCCGCAAGGTCGTCGTCTTCAGCCAGTGGCGGCGGATGCTCCACCTGGCGCACTGGGCGGTCAGCGACTTGCTCGCCGAGGAAAACCTCCGCGCGGGCTTCTTCACCGGCGCCGAGAACCCCAGGCGGCGCACCCAGAACATCGTCGAATTCCACGACGACCCGACGTTCCGCATTCTCTTCGCCAGCGACGCCGGCGGCGTCGGGCTCAACCTCCAGCGCGCGGCGAACTCCGTCGTCAACCTCGAACTCCCCTGGAACCCCGCCGTCCTCGAACAGCGGATCGGCCGCATCTACCGGATCGGCCAGAACCTGCCGATCGACGTCTACAACCTGATCGCGGAGCAGGGGATCGAATCACGGATCGCCGATCTGGTCGGCTCGAAGCAGGCGTTCTTCAAGGGCCTCTTCGACGGCCAGAGCGACTCCATCCAGTTCGAGAACGCCGGCTCGTTCTTGAGCCGCGTCCAGAAGCTCTACGAAGACTCGATCGCTGAAGCCGCCCGAGGGGGCGGGGGGGTGGACGACGAGACCGAGACCGTCGAGCTGGCCGACGCGGCCCTCGACGACGCGGTCGCCGACCGGTTCGACGAGTTGATCGAGGCCGGCGACGAATCGCGCGACCCGGTCGCGGTCGTCAGCGAGACCACCGTGATCGAGGAGCGAAGGGCCGCGATGCCGGCCAGCGACGGCGAGGTCCGCCGGCTGTTCTCGCAGTTGAGCGTCCGCCGCGAGCCCAACGGCAACCTCGTCATCGAAGCCCCCGCCGAAGCCGCCGACACCCTCGGCGCCCTGTTCGAAGGCATGGCCGCCATGCTCCGCGCCTCGGCCCGGCCGACGGAGTAA
- a CDS encoding PVC-type heme-binding CxxCH protein: MICSHVNSVLRSSRLARRVFLGVWISLTAGAGPGPLSPEDERATLRLIDPELRIELIASEPDIASPVAVAWDEAGRLFVVEMTDYPAGPKSGKVRMLVDRDGDGRYETASTFADGLNFPNGVLPWNGGVLVTAAPDIVFLKDTNGDGVADERRVVLTGFVEGNQQLRVNGLTWGADNWVYAANGRSDGVVRRPGDPDAKAVPLNRHDFRFRPDTGEIQVVSGFSQFGLPRDDWGRRFPSWNTIPIRHAVIEERVLSRNKYLAESASVASILDPADGGRVFPISPAQTTFNRESTAYFNATCGPTIYRGDVLGDAYKGDAFVCESLTNLVQRRVLEQRGPTFLARRAEADREFLASTDPCFRPVNLTTGPDGALYVVDFYREMVEHPQFVPEALRKSVDFRRWNNRGRLWRISKKDAKLAVGPPLGKAPTAVLVASLEHINAWQRDTAQRLLVERHDTAAIPALAALANAGATPLGRAHALWTLDGLGSLDDAVLARALSDPNAGVREAAAKLADGRPGLADALVKAADAPEIRVRFQAAIALGDLADDRAAGALAKIAARDADDEWARLAVLSGLGEKADRFLQALLDDDPEWLAATSPGQARLLAAAASIVGARNRPDELRKLAARLSPDPNAASVAGRIALLDGLSDGLSRAGRPLHALLKEGPAEAFKGISALLDRAAKVVSAADAPPADRAQALALLARCRPEACAEAVPGLLAPGQPDAVQSASARAVAEVGSPELAGRILERWGALPTRVRREVLSALTTSAPLADRLVTAIEDEEVAMTELAPADRDALRLTPDAALRARIEKLLAKSAPADRGAVVLKFQPSLELKGDAQRGGELFAKNCQTCHQRQGKGNRVGPDLSGVAGRPPAALLKDILDPNADVSPDFSTFLVVTKRGQTFSGLLAEETASSLKLRAAEGIEQSVLRSEIEALRPSGRTLMPEGLEETLGPQGLADLIAFLKQP; this comes from the coding sequence ATGATCTGTTCACACGTAAACTCCGTACTGCGTTCGTCGCGCCTGGCGCGCAGGGTCTTCCTCGGGGTCTGGATCAGCCTGACGGCGGGGGCGGGGCCGGGGCCGCTGTCGCCGGAGGACGAACGGGCGACGTTGCGGCTGATCGACCCGGAATTGCGGATCGAGCTGATCGCGTCCGAACCCGACATCGCCAGCCCGGTGGCCGTCGCCTGGGACGAGGCCGGGCGGCTGTTCGTCGTCGAGATGACCGACTACCCGGCCGGTCCGAAATCGGGCAAGGTCCGTATGCTCGTCGACCGCGACGGCGACGGCCGCTATGAGACCGCATCGACGTTCGCCGACGGATTGAATTTTCCGAACGGCGTGCTCCCCTGGAACGGCGGCGTGCTCGTGACCGCCGCGCCCGACATTGTGTTCCTGAAGGACACGAACGGCGACGGCGTCGCCGACGAGCGCCGGGTGGTCTTGACCGGGTTCGTCGAGGGGAACCAGCAGCTTCGCGTCAACGGCCTGACATGGGGCGCCGACAACTGGGTTTACGCCGCGAACGGCCGCAGCGACGGCGTCGTCCGCCGGCCCGGCGACCCCGACGCCAAGGCGGTCCCGCTCAACCGCCACGACTTCCGGTTCCGGCCCGACACCGGCGAAATCCAGGTGGTCTCCGGCTTCAGCCAGTTCGGTCTGCCGCGCGATGATTGGGGCCGCCGGTTCCCGTCGTGGAACACGATCCCGATCCGCCACGCCGTGATCGAGGAACGCGTCCTCAGCCGCAACAAATACCTAGCCGAATCGGCGTCGGTCGCGTCGATCCTCGACCCCGCCGACGGCGGCCGGGTCTTCCCGATCAGCCCCGCGCAGACGACGTTCAATCGCGAGTCGACGGCCTATTTCAACGCCACCTGCGGCCCCACGATCTACCGCGGCGACGTCCTGGGCGACGCCTACAAGGGCGACGCCTTCGTCTGCGAATCGCTCACGAACCTGGTCCAGCGCCGGGTGCTGGAACAGCGCGGGCCGACGTTCCTCGCCCGCCGGGCCGAAGCCGACCGCGAATTCCTCGCCTCGACCGACCCCTGCTTCCGCCCGGTCAACCTGACGACCGGCCCCGACGGCGCGCTTTACGTCGTCGACTTCTACCGCGAGATGGTCGAGCACCCGCAGTTCGTCCCCGAAGCGCTGCGCAAGTCGGTCGACTTCCGCCGCTGGAACAACCGGGGCCGGCTCTGGCGGATCAGCAAGAAAGACGCGAAGCTCGCGGTCGGCCCGCCGCTCGGCAAGGCGCCGACGGCCGTCCTGGTCGCCTCGCTCGAACACATCAATGCCTGGCAGCGCGACACCGCCCAGCGGCTGCTCGTCGAGCGCCACGATACGGCGGCGATCCCCGCGTTGGCTGCGCTGGCGAACGCCGGCGCGACTCCGCTCGGCCGGGCGCACGCCCTCTGGACGCTCGACGGCCTCGGATCGCTCGACGACGCCGTGCTCGCCCGGGCGCTTTCCGATCCGAACGCCGGCGTCCGCGAGGCCGCCGCGAAGCTGGCCGACGGCCGCCCGGGGCTCGCCGACGCGCTGGTCAAGGCGGCCGACGCCCCCGAGATCCGCGTGCGGTTTCAGGCGGCGATCGCGCTGGGCGACCTGGCCGACGACCGCGCGGCCGGCGCGCTGGCGAAAATCGCCGCGCGGGACGCCGACGACGAATGGGCCCGCCTGGCGGTGCTCAGCGGGCTGGGCGAGAAGGCCGATCGGTTCTTGCAGGCGTTGCTCGACGACGACCCCGAATGGCTGGCCGCGACGTCGCCGGGTCAGGCTCGATTGCTGGCGGCGGCGGCATCGATCGTGGGGGCGCGGAATCGCCCCGACGAGTTGCGGAAGCTGGCGGCCCGGCTGTCGCCCGATCCGAACGCCGCGTCGGTCGCCGGCCGGATCGCCCTGCTCGACGGCCTGTCGGACGGCCTGTCGCGAGCGGGCCGGCCGCTGCATGCGCTGTTGAAGGAAGGGCCGGCCGAGGCGTTCAAGGGGATCAGCGCGTTGCTCGACCGCGCGGCGAAGGTCGTCTCTGCCGCCGACGCCCCGCCGGCCGACCGCGCCCAGGCGCTGGCCTTGCTGGCGCGCTGCCGGCCCGAGGCGTGCGCCGAGGCGGTCCCCGGCCTGCTCGCGCCCGGCCAGCCCGACGCCGTGCAATCGGCCTCGGCCCGGGCGGTCGCCGAGGTGGGCTCGCCCGAGCTGGCGGGGCGGATTCTGGAGCGTTGGGGAGCGCTGCCGACCCGCGTCCGCCGCGAGGTGCTGTCGGCGTTGACGACCTCGGCGCCGCTGGCCGACCGGCTCGTGACGGCCATCGAAGACGAGGAGGTGGCGATGACCGAGCTGGCCCCCGCCGACCGCGACGCGCTCCGGCTCACGCCCGACGCCGCGCTCCGCGCCCGGATCGAGAAGCTGCTGGCGAAATCGGCCCCGGCCGATCGTGGCGCCGTCGTCCTGAAGTTCCAGCCGTCGCTCGAACTGAAAGGCGACGCCCAGCGCGGAGGCGAGCTGTTCGCCAAGAACTGCCAGACGTGCCACCAGCGCCAGGGCAAGGGCAACCGCGTCGGCCCAGACCTATCCGGCGTCGCCGGCCGTCCCCCGGCGGCGCTGCTGAAGGACATCCTCGACCCCAACGCCGACGTCTCGCCCGACTTCTCGACGTTCCTCGTCGTCACCAAACGCGGCCAGACGTTCTCGGGCCTGCTCGCCGAGGAAACCGCCTCCAGCCTGAAGCTCCGCGCCGCCGAGGGGATCGAGCAATCGGTGCTCCGCTCCGAGATCGAAGCCCTGCGCCCCAGCGGCCGAACCCTGATGCCCGAAGGCCTCGAAGAAACCCTCGGCCCCCAGGGCCTCGCCGACCTGATCGCGTTCCTCAAGCAACCGTGA
- a CDS encoding Gfo/Idh/MocA family protein, giving the protein MKRRDFLTTSAIAGVSGSFLRGAAPAVARAADESPNSKVRFACIGVGGKGDSDTNDAGKHGEIVALCDIDEKTLDKMAAKYPNAKKYFDYRKMLEELGDKIDAVTVSTPDHSHAVASAMAMRMGKHTFCQKPLTWSIEEARILRTLAAEKNLCTQMGNQGTADDGFREGVELLKAGALGPIKEIHVWTNRPIWPQGVKRPTDTPGIPNNVHWYEFLGPAHDRPYHGGYHPFNWRGWLDFGTGALGDMACHTINVAAMGLELFDAESVEVLDTSGIVDRETYPTWSIIKTQFGERNGRAPLSLTWYDGGDKLPEEKRAYKKLLHGEKSSGSGLLIVGEKGSFYSVNDYGAEHVLLPRDKYKEFKKPEATLPRSPGHFTEWVEAIKTKDPKKALSNFEYAGRLTETVLLGVVALKAGTKIEWDAKDMRAKNNSAADQYIRRDYRKGFSIHV; this is encoded by the coding sequence ATGAAACGTCGTGATTTCCTGACCACTTCCGCCATCGCCGGCGTTTCCGGGAGCTTCTTGCGAGGCGCGGCGCCGGCCGTCGCCCGGGCGGCCGACGAGTCGCCCAATTCCAAGGTCCGCTTCGCCTGCATCGGCGTCGGCGGCAAGGGGGACAGCGACACCAACGACGCCGGCAAGCATGGCGAGATCGTCGCCCTTTGCGACATCGACGAGAAAACGCTCGACAAGATGGCGGCCAAGTACCCCAACGCGAAGAAGTACTTCGACTACCGCAAGATGCTCGAAGAGCTTGGCGACAAGATCGACGCCGTCACCGTGAGCACGCCCGACCACTCGCACGCGGTCGCCTCGGCGATGGCCATGCGGATGGGCAAGCACACGTTCTGCCAGAAGCCGCTGACGTGGTCGATCGAGGAGGCCCGCATCCTCCGCACGCTCGCCGCCGAGAAGAACCTCTGCACCCAGATGGGCAACCAGGGAACCGCCGACGACGGCTTCCGCGAAGGCGTCGAGCTGCTCAAAGCCGGCGCGCTCGGGCCGATCAAGGAGATCCACGTCTGGACCAACCGGCCGATCTGGCCGCAGGGCGTCAAGCGCCCCACCGACACCCCCGGCATCCCCAACAACGTCCACTGGTACGAATTCCTCGGCCCCGCCCACGACCGCCCCTACCACGGCGGCTACCACCCGTTCAACTGGCGCGGCTGGCTCGACTTCGGCACCGGCGCGCTGGGCGACATGGCCTGCCACACGATCAACGTCGCCGCCATGGGCCTTGAGCTGTTCGACGCCGAGAGCGTCGAGGTCCTCGACACCTCCGGCATCGTCGACCGCGAAACCTACCCCACCTGGTCGATCATCAAGACCCAGTTCGGCGAGCGCAACGGCCGCGCCCCGCTCTCCCTCACCTGGTACGACGGCGGCGACAAGCTCCCCGAGGAGAAGCGCGCCTACAAGAAGCTGCTGCACGGCGAAAAGTCGTCCGGCAGCGGCCTGTTGATCGTCGGCGAGAAGGGCTCGTTCTACTCCGTGAACGACTACGGCGCCGAGCACGTCCTGCTGCCGCGCGACAAGTACAAGGAATTCAAGAAGCCCGAGGCGACCCTACCGCGCTCGCCCGGCCACTTCACCGAGTGGGTCGAGGCCATCAAGACCAAGGACCCCAAGAAGGCGCTCTCGAACTTCGAGTACGCCGGCCGCCTCACCGAGACCGTCCTCCTGGGCGTCGTCGCCCTCAAGGCCGGCACCAAGATCGAGTGGGACGCCAAGGACATGCGCGCCAAGAACAACTCCGCCGCCGACCAGTACATCCGCCGCGACTACCGCAAGGGCTTCTCGATCCACGTTTGA
- a CDS encoding glucose-6-phosphate isomerase yields the protein MNAQELWKRYQRTLCQVASVGVSLDVSRMAFDDADLERMKPALDRAFAAMDELEKGAIANPDENRMVGHYWLRAPELAPTSDLTDEIARTLAAAVDFAAQVHSGAIKPQRKPRFTRMLSIGIGGSALGPMFVADALGGPGIDKLQPHFIDNTDPDGIAREVARLGANLDETLVVVMSKSGGTPETRNGMLVIAEAYRAAGLDFAKHAAAVTGDGSKLDQAAVKEGWLARFPMWDWVGGRTSETSAVGLVPGLLQGLDMTALLEGAADMDKATRAHDAAKNPAALLALMWFLATDGKGRKDMVVLPYKDRLLLFSRYLQQLVMESLGKRLDLDGNRVDQGISVYGNKGSTDQHAYVQQLRDGVNNFFLTFVRVLEDGGDGVEVEPGATPGDYLHGFLLGTREALFANDRQSVTITVTRVDARTVGALIALFERAVGLYASLVNVNAYHQPGVEAGKKAAAEVLAIQDKAASALSATPHTADQIAAAVGAPEAAEAVYLVLEHLAANGRARVTPGEHPGATTFQAP from the coding sequence ATGAACGCCCAGGAACTTTGGAAGCGCTATCAGCGGACGCTCTGTCAGGTCGCCTCGGTCGGGGTCTCGCTCGACGTCAGCCGGATGGCGTTCGACGACGCCGACCTGGAGCGGATGAAGCCGGCGCTCGACCGCGCGTTCGCGGCGATGGACGAGCTGGAGAAGGGGGCGATCGCCAACCCGGACGAGAACCGGATGGTCGGCCATTACTGGCTGCGCGCCCCCGAACTCGCGCCGACGTCGGACCTGACCGACGAGATCGCCCGGACGCTCGCCGCGGCGGTCGACTTCGCCGCCCAGGTCCACTCGGGCGCGATCAAGCCCCAGCGCAAGCCACGATTCACGCGGATGCTGTCGATCGGCATCGGCGGCTCGGCCCTCGGCCCGATGTTCGTCGCCGACGCCCTGGGGGGCCCCGGGATCGACAAGCTTCAGCCCCACTTCATCGACAACACCGACCCCGACGGCATCGCCCGCGAGGTCGCGCGGCTGGGTGCGAATCTCGACGAGACGCTCGTCGTCGTCATGAGCAAGAGCGGCGGCACGCCCGAGACCCGCAACGGCATGCTCGTGATCGCCGAAGCCTACCGCGCGGCGGGCCTCGATTTCGCCAAGCACGCGGCGGCCGTGACCGGCGACGGCTCGAAGCTCGACCAGGCCGCCGTCAAGGAAGGCTGGCTCGCCCGATTCCCGATGTGGGATTGGGTCGGCGGCCGGACCAGCGAGACCTCCGCCGTCGGCCTCGTGCCGGGCCTGCTCCAGGGCCTCGACATGACCGCCCTCCTCGAAGGCGCGGCCGACATGGACAAGGCGACCCGCGCGCACGACGCCGCCAAGAACCCCGCCGCGCTGCTGGCCCTGATGTGGTTCCTCGCGACCGACGGCAAGGGGCGCAAGGACATGGTCGTGCTCCCCTACAAGGATCGACTTTTGCTGTTCAGTCGATACCTCCAGCAGCTCGTGATGGAGTCGCTGGGCAAGCGGCTGGACCTCGACGGCAACCGCGTCGATCAGGGGATCAGCGTTTACGGCAACAAGGGGTCGACTGATCAGCATGCGTACGTCCAGCAGCTTCGCGACGGCGTCAACAACTTCTTCCTGACGTTCGTCCGCGTGCTCGAAGACGGCGGCGACGGGGTCGAGGTCGAGCCCGGCGCGACGCCCGGCGACTACCTCCACGGCTTTTTGCTCGGCACCCGCGAGGCCCTGTTCGCCAACGACCGCCAGTCGGTGACGATCACCGTGACGCGGGTCGACGCCCGGACCGTCGGCGCGCTCATCGCGCTGTTCGAGCGGGCCGTCGGGCTGTACGCGAGCCTCGTGAACGTCAACGCCTACCACCAGCCGGGCGTTGAGGCCGGCAAGAAGGCCGCCGCCGAAGTGCTGGCGATCCAGGACAAGGCGGCCTCGGCCCTGTCGGCGACCCCGCATACGGCCGATCAGATCGCCGCCGCCGTCGGCGCGCCCGAAGCCGCTGAGGCCGTCTACCTCGTCCTAGAACACCTCGCCGCCAACGGCCGCGCCCGCGTCACCCCCGGCGAACACCCCGGCGCCACCACGTTTCAGGCCCCGTGA
- a CDS encoding YidH family protein has translation MDLNQHHETHPPIEDPRVYLAAERTYLAWVRTSIGLMGFGFVIARFGFLIRSLAIMDPSRPYNSKFSPYLGFTMVCFGVAVCLVAAVRHRVYIRALRAGVANPQMSLSASMALAAVLAVAGMMMAIHILTT, from the coding sequence ATGGACCTGAACCAACATCACGAGACGCACCCACCGATCGAAGACCCCCGGGTCTACCTGGCCGCCGAGCGCACCTACCTGGCCTGGGTGCGGACCTCGATCGGGCTGATGGGCTTCGGCTTCGTGATCGCCCGGTTCGGCTTCTTGATCCGGAGTCTGGCGATCATGGACCCGAGCCGTCCGTATAACTCGAAGTTCTCGCCCTACCTCGGATTCACGATGGTCTGCTTCGGCGTCGCGGTCTGTCTGGTCGCGGCCGTCCGTCATCGCGTGTACATCCGGGCGCTCCGCGCCGGGGTGGCGAACCCGCAAATGAGCCTGTCGGCTTCGATGGCCCTCGCCGCCGTGCTGGCCGTCGCCGGAATGATGATGGCGATTCATATTTTGACGACTTAG